A stretch of DNA from Bacillus sp. Marseille-Q1617:
GGAAGACCAAAGTAAAGTGTTAAAGAACTTGTCAGCAACGATTGAAGATCCAGCATTATACCGAGAGGAAGAAACACAATTAGCCGTATCGGGCCTTTATGGGGATGAATCATTAAAAGACCTGACATTAGGTACAGCAGGAACCACATATACCAGTTCGGTGCCGAGCAGGGCTATGGTAGATGAAAACGGAACAATCACTGTGCCAGCGGACGCAACATATGGAAGTGTAACAATTACAGTAAGAAACGGAACGTTATATACAAGAGTGGTTTTGACCATCGAGGAAGATCAAAGTAAAGTGTTACAGACCTTGTCAGCATCGATTGAGGATTCAGCGCTATACAGGGGAGAAGGAACTCAGTTAAGTGTAACGGGAGTCTATGGAGATGAGACTATAAAGGATTTGACGTCAGGTACAGAAGAAACGACATATACCAGTTCGGTGCCGAGCAGGGCGATGGTAGATGAAAATGGAAAAGTCACTGTGCCAGCGGACGCAACATATGGAAGTGTAACAATTACAGTAAGAAACGGAACGTTATATACAAGGTTGGTTTTGACCATTGAAGAAGATCAAAGTAAAGTGCTAAAGACCTTGTCAGCATCGATTGAGGATTCAGCCCTATACAGAGAAGAAGAAACACAAATAACAGTATCTGGAATCTTTGGAGATGAGTCAGAAAAGGATCTGACATCAGGTACAGAAGGAACGACATATACTAGTTCAGTTCCGAGTAGGGCAATCGTAGATGAGAACGGGAAGGTTACTGTACCAGCAGGTGCAACTTATGGGAATGTTACCATCACTATAAGAAATGGAAAATTGTACAAGAGAATATTGTTAACAATTCAATAATATACGTTCAGGGTGCATCAGCACCCTTTTTTCTATTGATTTCTAAACAATCATAAAATTACTCCGATATAAATTTTATGATAAATGTTTGGGAGGAAACAAAGTGATTCAAAAAGTGGCAGGTAAGTCCATATCAAACCAACAATCATTTACTAAAGAAGAACCAAACACACGTGAAGCAGTAAAACAACTCCAAGTTCAGGAACGCCAACAAGCAGCATCCAATAAAGAGCCTGTCACAAAAGAAAAAATGGTTGATGTCGTTCAAGGAATGAATGAGTTTCTACAAGCTTCAAATACACATTTGAAATTCGAATTTCACGATAAATTACAAGAATATTATGTCACGATCGTAGACGAACAGACAAAAGAAGTGGTAAAAGAAATACCGGCAAAGAAGATTCTCGATATGTATGCGGCGATGACAGAGTTTGTCGGATTGATGGTAGATAAAAAGATATAAAGAAAGGAGATATTTATGGCCAGTGATATGCGAATAAGTGGACTTGCGAGCGGCATGGACACAGAACAGATGATTAAAGACCTGATGAAGGCTGAGCGTATACCTTTGGATAAGTTAGAGCAAAAGAAGCAATATCTGGAGTGGCAGCGTGATGATTACCGTGATATGAATAAAATGATGTTTGATTTCCGCAACCTCATTTTTGACGGGGTAATGAAGCAGGGGACTTATACACAGAAAGCAGTGACTATTTCAAATCCCAATGAGATATCAGTGAAGAATATAAGTTCCACTACGGATTTTTCAGGTACGATTAATGTGGAAAAACTGGCTTCTGCAGCTACAATGTACAGTTCGGGACCCATTACTCAATCAGACGGCGCAGCTTTTGACTCCAAAAAGAAGTTGAGTGAATCGTTCGGGTTATCGGGCGAGCAAAGTATTAAAGTGAGGGCAGTACAAGCAGACGGTACGATGGCTTCAGATTTTACAGAGATAAAATTTATGGCTGAAGATGAATCCTTAGATAGCCTTATTGCTAAAATCAATGCCCAGACAGGGGTATCCATGTTCTATGATACCCAGACCAAACAAATGTCGGTGATGAGCAAAAATACCGGTAATAATACATCTGGAGCAGAAATTGAACTTCAGGGAGCATTATTTACCACTCACCTAAAGCTTGATGGAAATAATGATACTGCTGCAGCAAGTGGCAGGGGAGCAGCAGGGGAAAACGCTGTTTTTACATACAATGGAATGAAAACGGAGCGTGCCTCTAACACGTTTACCATTAATGGCTTTGAATTGACGTTAAAAAACGCTTCAAACACAAACGTAACATTCAGTTCACAGCCTGATACGGATAAGATTTTAGAGAAGATTGTAAAATTCGTAGATGAATATAACAAACTCATCGAAAAGGTGAATGGTGAACTAGGAGAGAAAAAGCATCGGAACTTCCAGCCTCTTACAAAAGAACAAAAGGAAGCGATGGAAGAAAAGGAAATCGAGCTTTGGGAAGAAAAGGCGCGGAGTGGTACTTTACGAAATGATTCTGTTCTATCTTCTGCAATGAACAAGATGAGGATGGATCTATATACCCCTGTTTCAGGAGGAGTATCGGGAATCGATCAGCTTGCTCAAATTGGTATTAAGACGTCAAGTAACTATCTTGATAAAGGCAAACTTATCATTGACGAAAGCAAATTAAAAGAAGCCATTTCCAAAGATCCCAATGCCATTTATGAGATTTTCGCTAAAGATGGAGCAACATCAGGAGAACAGGGTATTGCTCGTCGATTACGCGAAACTTTGAAAAATACGATGGACAGTGTCGAGAAAAAAGCTGGGAAAGCATCCAGTGGAAATAACTCATTCACTTTGGGGCGCTTACTGGATTCAACGGATAATCAGATTGATCGTTTCGAAGACCGTCTCATCCAAGTGGAAGATCGCTATTGGCGCCAATTCACCGCGATGGAGAAAGCTATTCAACGTGCCAACCAGCAGTCCATGTACCTCATGCAGCAATTCGGTGGGGGAATGTAATTTTTTATAAAGCAAGGTAATAAAAGGAGTGTCAATATGGCCATCAATAACCCTTATACAGCATATCAAAACAACTCGGTTAACACGGCTTCACCAGGTGAACTTACACTTATGCTTTATAATGGAAGTCTGAAATTTATTCATATAGCTAAAAAAGCCATTGAAGAAAAAAATATCGAAATAAAAAATACGAATATCCAAAAAGTGCAGGCAATCATTAGTGAACTGATGGTGACACTTAATACTGATCTGGAAGTTTCACAAAACATGATGTCTCTTTATGACTACATTAATCGCCGTTTAACGGAAGCCAATATTAAGAATGATGTAGCAATTTTAAAAGAAGTTGAAGGATTGATCACCGACTTCCGCGACACCTGGAAACAAGTCATCCAGCTCAACCGCCAGAAGCAGCATGCAGGGCAAGGCGGGCAGGCTTAATGAGTTCTGTCCTTCTATGCCACAGCATCACGAAGCAGCTGAAAGAAGCAATCGATGGGGTAAGTTCTGAAAATCGCGACTCTGTCATTGAATCAATCGAAAAGCTTTTGGTGGAAAGGCAGAGTCTGCTGGGCAGCATTAAGCCTCCTTTTTCCACAGATGAGCAAGTGCTGGGCAGGGAAATGATGGCGTGGAATCAGGAAATTGACCGGAAACTTATGCTTTTACGTACAGAAATCAAGCGTGACATGAACGGCTTATCCAAGAAAAAAACATCGGCACAGCGCTATACGAATCCTTACCAATCACTTCAGCACGACGGCATGTTTTACGATAAAAAGAAATAGGTGATTCCTTGACAAACGCAGTAAAACTGGACGAGAAACAATTCGAACTCCTCAACCAGTACGTTGGAATGCTGGAAACAATCGAAGAAGCATTTGATTATGTAACAGTGAGTTTTACTGATATAGAAAAGACGGAAGGCGACCGGGTATTGGCGGATGTGTTCGAAGCCCTTGGTCAGGTATCAGAGAGCAATAGAATGTTGGGGCAGATGTTTGAAGAACGTCCGGATATTTTGTCAATTATGATGAAGTTTGTTGGTGTCATTGACCAAGCAATGGAGTTAAACGGTCATTTTCAAGAAAGTAACGTGAAAGAAGAAATTGTCAAAGGGAAACTATCCCCTGCATTTTCTGCCTGGAGACTGGAAATGGATCAGGTATTGAAGCCTCTTTTGAATAACTGATGTTAGAGCCTCGCATATGCCGGGGCTTTTTCTATTTTAGAAAGTCTTTTATGCTATGATAATAGTGATTTCTAAAAAACACTAGTGAGATGATGACTCCAATGCAAACCCTGATCAACCTCATCACCAACGAAACAATCAAACAAGCTTCACTCAACCGCACCTGGATTTCCCTCGGAATCATCGTATTCATCAATTCTCTTTCCTCCTTCTTCACCTACATGCTCTTTGACGGCATCCAGTTTTCCTTCTGGGAGTTTATGAGAATCAGTTCGAATCTCTTGTTAGTTATACAGATATTCTGCCTGGTGATCGCGGGTGATATCGTGTCGAATGAATTCTCGAGAGGTACGATCAAGCTGCTGTTGATCAGGCCGATTAAAAGAAGCACCATTCTCCTTTCTAAATATCTAACGGTGATTGTTTGGGCAGTCATATTGACTGCTGCTCATTTCTTGTTTTCTTCATTGCTCGGAATTATATGGTTTTATGATAGTTTTTTTGAATTCACGGTGAACTTCTTTGTGGTAGCCGGGGCTTACGTTTTGAGATTTATTGAAATGATCATCATTTGCTCTTTGGCCTTTACGTTATCGGTGATTACCCGGAGCAGCTCTCTAGCGATCGGAGTGACCATTTTCTTGACGTTCACTTCGAATACGTTCATGATCCTTCTTAATGAACGCGGGATGGAGTGGGGGAAGTATTTATTGCTGGCGAATACGGATTTGCAGCAGTACTTTTTTGCCTCGCCTCCTTTTGAGGGCATGACGTTTGGGTTTTCGGTGATGGTGGTCGGACTGTATCTGGCTGTTTTCGGTTTATTGTCGGTGGTTGTTTTTAGTAAGAGGGATGTTGATGTGTAACAATCGCGGTGCCAGGCACAATACAAGGCATTTGTGTCTTGCACCAATTACTCTCCCACCCATTCACAAACCTGCCCCAAAATATCCACCAATCCTTCAAATTTCCCCCGTCTATTCCTCCAAAATCGTGAGACAATAATAGTGTAAAGAGTAGTTAGTCACGAACCAGCTCCACACACTCTTTACTCATATATCTCTTCAATCCCTTATGTGGCGACACTTTCGACATCTGCCGCAATCCTGCGACAAAATACTTTGTGAAATGACAAAAAATTTCGAAAGTTTAAGCAGGAATAATTGAGGGAATGTAGAAATATATAAACATAGCTTTATTTTTAAAAGGA
This window harbors:
- the flaG gene encoding flagellar protein FlaG — translated: MIQKVAGKSISNQQSFTKEEPNTREAVKQLQVQERQQAASNKEPVTKEKMVDVVQGMNEFLQASNTHLKFEFHDKLQEYYVTIVDEQTKEVVKEIPAKKILDMYAAMTEFVGLMVDKKI
- a CDS encoding flagellar hook-associated protein 2 translates to MASDMRISGLASGMDTEQMIKDLMKAERIPLDKLEQKKQYLEWQRDDYRDMNKMMFDFRNLIFDGVMKQGTYTQKAVTISNPNEISVKNISSTTDFSGTINVEKLASAATMYSSGPITQSDGAAFDSKKKLSESFGLSGEQSIKVRAVQADGTMASDFTEIKFMAEDESLDSLIAKINAQTGVSMFYDTQTKQMSVMSKNTGNNTSGAEIELQGALFTTHLKLDGNNDTAAASGRGAAGENAVFTYNGMKTERASNTFTINGFELTLKNASNTNVTFSSQPDTDKILEKIVKFVDEYNKLIEKVNGELGEKKHRNFQPLTKEQKEAMEEKEIELWEEKARSGTLRNDSVLSSAMNKMRMDLYTPVSGGVSGIDQLAQIGIKTSSNYLDKGKLIIDESKLKEAISKDPNAIYEIFAKDGATSGEQGIARRLRETLKNTMDSVEKKAGKASSGNNSFTLGRLLDSTDNQIDRFEDRLIQVEDRYWRQFTAMEKAIQRANQQSMYLMQQFGGGM
- the fliS gene encoding flagellar export chaperone FliS, coding for MAINNPYTAYQNNSVNTASPGELTLMLYNGSLKFIHIAKKAIEEKNIEIKNTNIQKVQAIISELMVTLNTDLEVSQNMMSLYDYINRRLTEANIKNDVAILKEVEGLITDFRDTWKQVIQLNRQKQHAGQGGQA
- a CDS encoding flagellar protein FliT codes for the protein MSSVLLCHSITKQLKEAIDGVSSENRDSVIESIEKLLVERQSLLGSIKPPFSTDEQVLGREMMAWNQEIDRKLMLLRTEIKRDMNGLSKKKTSAQRYTNPYQSLQHDGMFYDKKK
- a CDS encoding ABC transporter permease, coding for MQTLINLITNETIKQASLNRTWISLGIIVFINSLSSFFTYMLFDGIQFSFWEFMRISSNLLLVIQIFCLVIAGDIVSNEFSRGTIKLLLIRPIKRSTILLSKYLTVIVWAVILTAAHFLFSSLLGIIWFYDSFFEFTVNFFVVAGAYVLRFIEMIIICSLAFTLSVITRSSSLAIGVTIFLTFTSNTFMILLNERGMEWGKYLLLANTDLQQYFFASPPFEGMTFGFSVMVVGLYLAVFGLLSVVVFSKRDVDV